CCAGGGTCCCATCCCATGCCACGAGTACTCCGATGGCATCGCTTGATCACCCGGACCTCGCGTGGACCGAAAGAAGCCCCCGGCCTCGCTGTTGGCTTCGTACACCGAAACCGCCCAACCGCGACGGCTGAACTCGTGAGCAGCCGTCAGTCCAGCGATGCCAGCACCGTAGACAGCAACCGTGCGGCCCGTCGAAGTTGTCACGCTGGAACGAGCTGGTTCTGTGTGTAAGAAGTCGATTGCGGCCCAAGGATCTGACCAACCGAGCCGTCACAGGTGATGTGCACGCTGACGGACAGCTCCTCGACTTGTCGAGGGGGAGGCCCCAGCTCGTTGGGAGCCCAGATCAGGCGCCGCGGCCCGGTCGGGTTGCGGAGCACCAGCGTCGCCGGGCTGCTCGGGTCGCCGGCGTCAGACCCGTCCCAGCCCCGCAGGCGCAGCGGCAACGGCCCGCCGATCGCGGACTTGAGGATCCCGGCGACTTCCTGCGCCACCCCGACTGCCCGCACCCGGTCATCCGGGTTCGTGGCGCGAGCAGCTGGGCTTCGCGTGCCAGGCTCGATCGTGCTCACCTCGACCACCTCCAGCACTCAGTCATCACGATGCCCGCGGCAGGGGCCTGACTGCGCGACGTCCTGGTTCGTGGAGGTACCTCTCAGAGGCTTGGCACCTGCGGTGGGGGTCCGGGTGCCCGTGTGGCTCACAGGGCCCAGCGATGCTTGGCGACAAAGGGGATGCGGGCCCAGCGCCGGCCGAGTCCCCAGGTGGTTCCTGCGTAGGTGAGGGCCAGCACGATCAGGACGAGAGCCTCAAGCATGTGGTCGTCGACGATCGGGTTGTTCGAGCCAGTCGGATCGCCAGCGGAGGTGAACTGCGCGATCGGGAACGTGGCCAACCACATGAAGGCCACGAGGACCACGCCGGAACTCGCGGCGATCCGCATGAAGACGCCTGCGGTGAGCGCGACGCCGATGCCAAGCAGGCCGAGCATGAACAGCGAGTCCGCCCACCAGGTACCAGCCATCGAGTGGAACAGCGACTGGAACGGACCGACGGCCACCGACGCGAGGAATCCTTTGGTCGGAGAGCCGCCGTGGATCCATGCCTTGGCCGACGGCGTCGCGTAGTGCAGGCCGAAGGTCTTGTCGAGGAATGCCCATAAGAAGATGAAGCCGGTGGCGATGCGCAGCGCTGCCAACGCCTTCGCGGCGGTCGAGGTGATCACGTGACCGGGAACGTTGGCGATCTCGGTATGGGCTGTTGGGGGTGTCGGCTGCTGGACGGTCATGATGTCGGGTCCCCTTTCCGGGGGTCGGTCCGTGGAGTGAGGACGGTCCAGGCCTCAAGACGCTCGGCAGGGCCACGGTGGACCTCCGGGGTTGCATAGGTGCGGCTCCAGAGTGCCCACAGCGGCGCGGCCACCGAGACCAGGAGACCGCAGTTCGAGCATGACGCGGTGCGGTTGTGCCGTTCGCCGATCCTGACGGACGACATCTCGATCGGTGCGCGGCAGAACACGCACGCCACGGGAAGGGTCGACCACCGCACCGGTCGAGCGGGACTTCGCAGGGCCTGGCCCGCGCTGCCGTCGACGGCCGCTCTCTTGTGCTTTCGTGCGTTGGGAAGGCGGCTCTGGAGGTGCGGGCAGAGGTCGCTCGGCTGCATGGGGGAGGACTGGCGCGCTCATGACGGCATCCGGACGAGGCTCAGGGGCGTGGTCGGCGGACGATGATCGGGCGCATCATGCGGGAGTGGCCGGACAAGTGCGAGCGCGACGCCGCAGTCATCGATGCGACGTTCGCTCATACGGATGCCGTCGGGTCGCAGGCAGTCGTTGATGGCGCGCATGAGCTGACGTGAGCGCTCGCGCGAGCCTTCGTACTCGCTCGCGTCGACGACGACCAGCGACGCCGGGCCGCGACCGAGGCGATTGGAACGTCGACGTACGAACCACAGCTGTGCGCCGAGCGCGTCGACTGCGTCGGCGCACGTCCCCGTGCAGTGGTGTCCGAGATCGGCCTGAGCTGCGGTGAGCGTGGGCGCGGGGCGAGCTAGGCAAAGACCTGCGCCTGCCGGCGGTGATGATGTCATGGTGAACCCCAAGGAAGTGGTCACCGGGGGTTCGCGTGAGCTGGTGCTCATAGAGTTCGGCGGCGGGCGGCCGAACTCGTTCCGAACTGGTTGATGGGCTCAACAATCGTGACCCTACACCGGCCCGGCCACGCGGGCGCCCGTTGCCAGGAACTTGGCAGGTGCTAATTGCCATCGGGGAGCACGGTTGCGGGTAGTGAGGCCAACAGTGCCACCGCGGCTGGGTGCCGTTGGATGCCTGCCTGGGTGGCCCGAACGTCAAGTTCGGCGCGCGCCTGGTCAGATGTTCGTCCTTGGCCGATCAGCACGCCGATCGCTTGGTTGATCGTGGACGGCGAGCGCAGCGACTCAGCCGGGTGGAGGTGGGTCCCTTCCACGATGTCTTCGTCGAGACGCAGCTCGTCCATGGTGCGGCCGGTGAGCCATGCCAGGTCGGCTGCCAGGTCGACGAGTGCTCCCGCCTTGGCTGCGTAGAGGATGAGCACGATGCGGGCGCTGTCGGTGGCTGGCGGGGGCGGCTCGGGGTGCAGGGGGACGCGTAGTGATGTCGTGATGCTGGGGATCTGGCTGCTCTCGAGGGTGGTGAACTCCACGTGGGAGTGGAGTGAGCACACCCGGACGGACAATCCGAGGTAGGAGGACACGGCTGCCGCCGCGTCGGACGTCAGCGCGGCGAGCGTGGCGGCGATGTTGGTGGCAGGGACGTCGAGGGCGTCGGTCAGCAGGTCTAGGTCTGCGGCTAGGTCGGAGGGGATCCTCACGAGGCGTGTGCTCCGTTGGGCGCTCCCGTGCGCCGCGTCGTCTGCACCGGTGCCGAGCGCCGCGGATCACGGCGCGGGGTAGGAAGCCGTGACGACAGGTCAGGGCCTGCTGTCCGTCGACTTCCTGAGGGTTGACACTACGCCCGGTCGGGTGCATTGGCCATGTCCGCGCAGGCTCGACGCCGTGCGACCCGTGCCCAGGTGATCAGGACTGCGCGTGACGGGCCCGTGCCCGCCGCACGGCCTCGTCGACGATGTGCTGCGCGACGTCGACGAGCTTCACGTGGTCGGCCTGGCTGATCGCCCGCAGCTTGCCGAAAGCCTCCTCGGCGGACCCGCCGTTGCGGCCACGGAGAATGCCGATCGCCTGGTCGATGATCGGTCGACTCGACAGCGCGGTCTGCAGCTGCGCGGTGAGCTCCTGGGCCTGCGCCAGGATCTGCGCGTTGTGGACCGCGACCGCGGCCGGCGTCGCGAACAGCTCGCCGAGCTCGGCGGCGCGGTCGTCGAACGCGTCCTTCCCACGGGAGTACACGTTGATCGCACCCACCGCCCGCTCGGAGAGCAGCAGCGGCAAGGACAGGGCGCTGTGGATGCCGAGGCGACCGACGCGCGGGCCGAACCGCGGCCACATCTTCTCCCCGCCGAGGGACCCTGAGCGCACTGTGCGACGTTCGAGGGCCGCGGTAATGCACGGTCCCTCCTTCAGCGTGGAGTACTGGATCTCGTCGATCTGCGCGACGAACGGGTGGCTCGCCGCGAGGACCTGGACCCGGGCGTCGCCCCGGTCCGCACTCAACAGCGTGACCCCGGCACCGTCCGCGCCAGGGATCGCATGAACGGCGAAGGTAGCCACCTGCGCGAGCACGTCCTGCAGCCCGAGGCTTCCCGTGACGAGGGCGGCAAGCTCCCGCAGGCTCTCCTGCAGATCCGCCGCATCCGAGTCGGCCTGGACCTGGCTGACCGGCGGCCTCGGCTGAGAGATCGATGCCGAGGAATCCGTGCCGCTCATCGCGCGTCCAACCTCGAGGTCGTGCAGGGCCCGCTGCTGCTCACGACTGTACGTGGTGCCACCAAGGACGGCTCAGGAGGATCCCCCCGGCCCGGTCGGCAGGTCCTCGCTCTGCTGGAGGACATCGTCGTCATCGTGCAATCGCAGTTTGAGGCTCGAAGACCCAGCGTTGACCACCAATACCCGCAGCAGCCACACCCATTCTGCGCTTGCTCACCGCTCCGCCGCGAATGCCCGGATGAGCGCATCGGTGGCGCTGACGCGGGCACCGACCCCTGCGATACCGGCGGTGTACATGTCGTCTCCGAGCTCGCCACGGCACCCGCGAACTGAGATACGGCGCACGCAACAGGCGCGTCGCTGTCACGGGGTATGTCGCTCAGCCTGACGTGCGCCGCGGACGGGTTAGTTCCCCGCTGCGAACAGTACATCGGGTGTATTCTCACAACTGTTGAGTACCTCAGCTGTCCGGGGAAGAGTTCAGCTGTCCGCTGCGGAACTCCAGGGGCACTTGCTCCGAGCCCCCATTCCGGTGATCGTCTCCACATCGGGATCACCATGCTCTCGTCACCTCTCACTTCGCCCGGTTCTTGGCAGGAGTTCCTGGCCCCGACCGGGTGGGTGCTGGATTCGATGCTGTCCGAGCACCAGTGCGAGGGCTGGCTGGAGGGGTATCTGCTCACCGGGCGGCACGGGCTGTTCAACTGCTACGAGGCGTTTGTCCACATCGTCGACTCGATGTTCAACCAGCACGCCAAGTGGCTCAAGGTCACGAAGGAGTTGCCGTGGCGGCGGGACATCTCGTCGCTGAACTACCTGCTCGCCTCCCACGTGTGGCAGCAGGACCACAACGGGTTCACCCACCAGGACCCCGGATTCCTCGACCATGTCGTGAACAAGAAGGCCGACATCGTCCGCGTGTACCTGCCACCGGACGCCAACTGCCTGGTCTCGGTCGCCGATCACTGCCTGCGCAGGCAGCACTACGTCAACGTGATCGTCGCGGGCAAGCACGTCATGCCGCAGTGGCTGAGCATGGAACGGGCGCAGGTGCACTGCACGGAGGGCATCGGGATCTGGGAGTGGGCTGGCAACGATCGCGGCGGCGAACCCGACGTCGTGCTGGCCTGCTGCGGTGACACCCCCACCTTGGAGGTGCTGGCCGCAGTGTCGATCCTGCGGGAGAACCTGCCCGAGTTGAAGGTCCGGGTGGTCAACGTCGTGGACCTGATGAAGCTGCAGTCAGCCAGCGAGCACCCGCACGGGTTGTCCGACGGCGACTTCGACGCACTGTTCACCCGCGACAAGCACATCATCTTCGCCTTCCACGGCTACCCGACGTTGATTCACCGCCTCACCTACCGACGGACCAACCGCAACCTGCACGTGCGCGGCTACAACGAAGAGGGCACCTTCACCACCCCGTTCGACATCCGCGTGCAGAACCGCCTCGACCGGTTCCACCTCGTCCAAGACGTCATCGAACGGCTCCCGCAGCTCGGCGCGACCGGGGACTACCTGAAACAGACGATGGCCGACAAGCTCGTCGCTCACAATCTCTACATCAACAAACACGGCCAAGACCTGCCCGAGATCCTCAATTGGACCTGGAACCCGCCGCAATGACCGCGCCGATCATTCTCGCGCCCGCGCACCTGAACGCGCTGGCGGACATCGCGCGGGCGCTGGTCGCCGGCGACAAGGGCCTTCTGGCGATCGATGAATCGATCCCGACCTGCAACAAGCGATTCGCTCGGCTTGGGATCACCCAGGACGAACAGACTCGCCGCGCCTATCGGGAACTGATCGTGACGACGCCCGGTCTCGGGGAGTGCATCAGCGGGGTGATCCTCTTCGACGAGACGACCCGGCAACACACGACCGACGGTGTTCCGTTCCTTACCGTTCTCGCCGACGCCGGGATCATCGCCGGTATCAAGGTCGATCTGGGCGCGAAGCCGATGGCCGGGTGTCCGGGGGAGCGGGTGACCGAGGGGCTGGACGGTCTGCGAGAACGCCTCGGCGAGTATGCCGCGTTGGGTGCCCGGATCGCGAAATGGCGGGCGGTCTTCACCATCGGCGCCGTAACGCCCAGTGAGGCCTGCATCGAAGCGAACGCGCACGCGTTGGCACGCTACGCGGCGCTGTGTCAGGAGGCCGGCCTAGTGCCCATCGTCGAACCGCAAGTACTGATGACCGGCGAGCACACCCTGTCTCGCTGCGGCCAGGTCACCGAGACGGTGCTGCGTGAGGTCTTCGCCCAGCTGCACACCCAGGGGGTCGTGTTCGAAGGCATGCTCCTCAAACCCAACATGATCCTCGCCGGGTCGACCTGCCCGAACCAGGAATCGGTCCAGACCGTAGCCGAGGCGACAATCACCTGCCTACGGCGGGCCGTTCCCGCCGCGGTCGCGGGCATTGCGTTCCTGCCCGGCGGACAGTCCGCAGACCTCGCCTCCTCCCGCTTGAATGCCATCAACACCGACCGGGGCCTGCTGCCGTGGCCGGTGGCGTTCTCCTTCGGCCGGGCGATCCAGCAGCCCGCCCTGACGATCTGGGAGGGCCGAGATGCCAATGCGGCCC
This sequence is a window from Actinomycetes bacterium. Protein-coding genes within it:
- a CDS encoding FAD-dependent oxidoreductase, producing the protein MDFLHTEPARSSVTTSTGRTVAVYGAGIAGLTAAHEFSRRGWAVSVYEANSEAGGFFRSTRGPGDQAMPSEYSWHGMGPW
- a CDS encoding GAF and ANTAR domain-containing protein, producing the protein MSGTDSSASISQPRPPVSQVQADSDAADLQESLRELAALVTGSLGLQDVLAQVATFAVHAIPGADGAGVTLLSADRGDARVQVLAASHPFVAQIDEIQYSTLKEGPCITAALERRTVRSGSLGGEKMWPRFGPRVGRLGIHSALSLPLLLSERAVGAINVYSRGKDAFDDRAAELGELFATPAAVAVHNAQILAQAQELTAQLQTALSSRPIIDQAIGILRGRNGGSAEEAFGKLRAISQADHVKLVDVAQHIVDEAVRRARARHAQS
- a CDS encoding class I fructose-bisphosphate aldolase encodes the protein MTAPIILAPAHLNALADIARALVAGDKGLLAIDESIPTCNKRFARLGITQDEQTRRAYRELIVTTPGLGECISGVILFDETTRQHTTDGVPFLTVLADAGIIAGIKVDLGAKPMAGCPGERVTEGLDGLRERLGEYAALGARIAKWRAVFTIGAVTPSEACIEANAHALARYAALCQEAGLVPIVEPQVLMTGEHTLSRCGQVTETVLREVFAQLHTQGVVFEGMLLKPNMILAGSTCPNQESVQTVAEATITCLRRAVPAAVAGIAFLPGGQSADLASSRLNAINTDRGLLPWPVAFSFGRAIQQPALTIWEGRDANAARAQHALLQRSTSNQDARRGEYVPSVSAARA